The Theobroma cacao cultivar B97-61/B2 chromosome 2, Criollo_cocoa_genome_V2, whole genome shotgun sequence genome includes the window GGAAGTGAGTGAAACATAATACCCGACGTATTCGAACAAGTAAAGGTACCTGAAAACATAACAAACAAagattattataataatataataagaGGATAatgtaaagtaaaaaaaatataattataggAAAGAtcattataataatataataaaaggataatgtaaaataaaaaaataaaacaataagaaaatatttttctataatACCGGAATTTCTTCCAGAAAACAGCATCTTACCTGATCATTTTCCGGATCACTTTTCCAACCTTTTTCCCAATGACTTTTGCTGTCATTAAGTCGGTATGAAGTATCACTTTCGTTGTCACGGCGTCGATCTGAAGTAGTTTTTATTGTCTTGAGAAGGAATTTGCGAAATCAGAAGTGAGTTGGcagtaaatttgagaaaaaaaattctatattAAAcgaatttgattatttaataaataaagatactTATAATAACATAATAAGAGGGAcaatgtaaaataaaaaatatatagttataGGAAAGTATTTTTCTATAATACCGGAATTTCTTCTAGAAAACAGCATCTTGCTGGATAACTTTCCTGATCACTTTCTCAATCACTTTCGCTGGCACGACGTCGATtcgaaataattttttttaccttgATAAGGAATTTGAGAAATCGAAAGTGAATCCatagtaaattttaaaaaattttctatattaaaagaatttgattatttcattttttggagattttatttttttttcattttgatggTTGTTAAATTGTAAATAGGATATTTTttagatttctttttttaaaaatttttttctcagcTTAAACTTAAACTAATCACGGTCCTTAACTTTCAATGATGAAAAGTTGTTtccataatattatttaacaaagatgatctgatttttttAATGCGAATCCGCAAgaagattaaattaattacacCCACAAATCCATGAAAAAATGCCGGCCCATTGTTGTAAAAATAATGTCAGAGACTGACTTCTCCAAGTTAAAAGATCATTAGGCTTTTCTCTGAAAAGTTTTCATTTCCTATGAGTGCGCAACTGACAAACCATCTAAGATAGGGTTTCTCACGCACAACATTGTGAGTTTTGAATGTACCAGAAGATAATTGTGGGTTGAGTTGTCAAGATATAGACCCTTCGATTACGTGGGGATAGGGTCGACATCAGAGTGAACAGAAAAATGGCTCAGTTTTCGGTGGAAAAGAGCTGACAGGAATGACGAAATAATGCCGCGTAACGAAAGGACATCACGTGACTGTTGGGTGAATTCTACAGCAAGGTAGAGCAGGCGAACGAGTGCAAGTGAAAGACCAAAAGGGAATAGGAAAGCCGAGGGAAAGAGATTTGTTTAAAATGGGAGATGAGCCAATCAAAAAGAGTCCAAATatcttttaagtttttgtatttatatattttatttttattttttatttaaaattaaaataatttatttttttaatttttaaaattactttaatttaatttttttaataatatctaattttattattaaaagagtttttaaaaaaattatactatGTTATggagattaaattaaataaaaatatattgtatagagattaaattgaataaaattaaaatattgagagattatatttaaaaaatataaatatttaagtagaTAATAGATATGCTTATTAAgaagttaaatatttaagtataaaatatttatgatgttaaaatatatttatttatttgattatttgattataaaatatgtaaattaatttatcttatttgtaaaaattaagtttaaattctTCTTCTAGGACAAAAATTTCATATCTAAAGCTATATTTGGATGAATAATTTTCATTatgttggaataaaataatataaaataattaaatatattttttctatttataatagaattataaaataattaaataatatagaaTTATGTAaagcattgtgtgacttaAGCATTgcctaaaaatcagtcacgcaatatataaaaactagTCATGTAATGCTTAAAACCAATCACGTAATGACTAAAAACTAATCACACGATAATTAAGTAACGTAATAcctaaaaactaataaactcaattttggggttctatgaataaaccaataaactcaagaacctaaaacacatatttttttttgttaaaccatgaaattgtgcatttcataaaagataggTTACAAAACTCCATAACCTTCCAAAGCAAGACAAAATATATCCCTATCGGGAGGTATTGCTCACTCCtcttatacaaaaacaaatatactctctttacaaaatattctctgaataatttcaactcaaatctcataaaaaaaattaaaatctctAACACACATGCTTAACAATAATCCCAATCTCAGACACAACAAAATCATGAACCACCATAAAACTCATCAAACATGCTTTAGTTGTTCTTTCTCCCTAAGTAAAATCGCTGCCTGCAAAGAGCAAAATCGCTGTTCATCGCCCTTAAGAACCCCAAGATCCaccatccaaaaaaataaaataaaataagaaagagcttGATGTCATATTTGCGAATTGGATGACAAGATAGACATATTtgagtagagagagaaatcgatatttaattttaaaatttttatctggaTGGCGGGAGAGAGAAAACtgaaaccattttaatttgtctgaaattgtttaaagggtattattgtcaagtcatacaaaaaattgacaaaaaataattaaaattataaaaaataatatttttgaattgagcTTATAAGGAATgttatttctcacaattttttctttttttaataaatgaacGTAAATCATCAAAAGGTCGAATtgtaaatttcttatattattGTGAGAatgcataaattttttaaaattttattaattatgtaagAGCTAAAATGATTCTTTTAAGATTATTCCGTTATTTAAACGACACAAAGGCATATAAATCACAAGAATCAGAGGAAATATCTTGAAGTATtcaataacaaaagaaaaatgaatttgttcatttttttgtaAGTTTTTGTTATTAATAGAAGGGAGATTcgaattttgttatttaaataaaaagatcatATACTaactaataagtcaaatgttcGGATGCAAaatgattttgtttgtttgttgttTTATTTCACTAACTTTCTCAAAAAGTTATATTCAACAAAGTGGTAGCAACACTCAGCTTTCAGGAAAAGAGAGAAGGGAGGCTTCTAAGTAAATGCGGTAGGAAGAGATAAGGTTCTAGAAGTCGGAAGAGTAAAAACGGCCGGAACTTTCTTTCATAGTTTCATGATCCTTTGAATTTAGATAGATTTTTTGTTGTATTATTAGTAGGATATGGATTTCTTTCCATAATCCcttctctgttttttttttttcaaaatgcCATAATccctttttaaattattaggATTGTGGCCTTGTTGtagattaatttttaattatatgacacataataatttaaaaaatattacatttttattttaattgaataataattaatatttttaaattctaaaaaaacatttttaaatgttttcttATTAGATAAAAAGTTCAGATTGACGCAAcaaataactttatttttaaaaagctttgaaattattttgattgtgTTTGGGGTCAGCCACGGGACCGCAAGAACCTGATCAAGGCCATCGGCACTGCCCCCATATTAATCCGTGGGGTTGCCTCCTCTGTTTCGGTCAGGCTTCTCGAAGTATTTAGAGCACAACAAACCGAATGCAAAGAGGATTGGCAAAGCAGATGTTTTGATAGGGCCGTCAAGATGTCgagaaataaatgaataattgaTGGCTGCAATAACACATTGAAGGAAAGCACAAGCAAATCCAATGATCTCCTACAGGGTACCAAAAAGCTTGTCGGTTGGTCGACAATAAAACCAAGGTACTGTGTCTCTCCACTGCCAAGTAactctttccattttaccatTGAAAATAAGCTCAGCAATGCAAGACATCAGTGCTATGAACGAAAATAACATCGCAATGAGTGCATATTGAGGGTGATCTTTGGAGGAAAGCTGATCAAAAACCGTTGAAGGGAGTTCCAGGGTAAAGTTGCAGATGGGGAAAACCCATGCTAAAACATCCTGcattaaaagaatttgattaCTTAGATGTTAGAGACTAGACATTATAACTAAACTAAAACTGTTGATTTGGATTCAAGTTTAACCTTTAAACGCCAGTCATCTTGATTGTTAGGAAGTTGGTATACAACACCATCAGCAATCGTTAACAGTGGACCATCATCAGCAGTCTCTAGcatttgaatttcttggtGGACCAAATTTGGTTCATCATAATTAGCAATTTCTCGACGGACCAAATTTGGTTCGTTATCATTAGCAATCGGTACCGCTCCTGTAAAGCACCctgcattaaaaaaattcgatTATTTAGATGTTAGAGGCTAGACATTGTAACCAAAGTAAAACTGTTGGTTTGGATTCAATTTTGAATCCTGATTGTTACTGCCTCTATTTGCTtcatatatcaacattatttctatttataattacaataaaataaagaattatttttttaaaaaatagtttGAATGATTGAAGTAAGTGAAATATAATACCGAAATGACTTCGAGACGACAGCCTGTTATCGGTTTATATATGTCTTCAACAATTGCCTTAACAAAATCCTGcaaataaaagaatttgaatatttcaatttttttgagattttcttttaatgttttttagcCTTTTTTCTGTTATCATGTTTTTTCTCTTGCATTTATGACTTTTTTTACtacttttactttaaaaaaatcacttattttaattgaataataatatttttaaattctaaaaaccaaagttaaatatttttattaaaaataaaatattttttacactAATGTGAACTATAAGATCTAAAAACTTCAGATTaacattaaaagaattttatttttaattagattCAAAATCCTTACATTCCCtcaaaaatttttgttaatttccAAACGTCTCACAATTATAAgacaataataataacaaaatttcatctttattaaattcaaaatgataataaaaaaagataaaacactTTGAACTCCCAAGATTAAATATGGGGTAACCGGCGGGTAAGAGGGAAGatagaaatatatttttttaaatgcaagagaaaaaaaatataataatttttatgtgTCTGACAAaatatgtatttttaaaataaaaagtctACTTTCAATGCGAACTCACGTGATAAAGCAATAGGAAGTTTCGAAATCAGGAACTGGGATTTAAAATCCGACGGACCTGACTGATGTGGCGGCGCGTAGCAGCAAACTTGTAAACGGGAAGCCTCACTTTCCGCTTCCTGACGTTGGGAATCCTCCCTCTCCGCTGCCAGAGGTCACCACTAACTCTCATCGATTTACTCCATTTTTCCTCCGACGAGTGCTTCTCCTTCACTTCAGCGTCCTCATTCAAATGACTCTccgttcttttctttttttcaatttcttttttcgaCGCTTTCAAATTGCATTCGTTCACTTAGATAGGAGAAAAATATCTGGAAACTACGCGGAAGACCATCAAGTAACCTAAAAAGAAGAACAGAAACATAAAGCGAGTCGTACTCGGAAAGGAGATGGATGTTTCAGAGAGAAAAATGCATGCCAAAAAGAAGAATAGTTAAAAGATTATTATACTTTCTCTGAAgggttttcattttcttttgagtGTCCAACTGGCAAACCATCACATCTTAACTACCAAGAGGGAAAGACAAAAGGGGATAGGAAAGCCAAGGGAAGGAAGGAGAGTAGTTTAAAAGGGATAGGAAAGCCGAGAGAAAGAGAGTAGTTTAAAGGGAAGCTGGGCTAACCAAAAAGAGCATTGAACGGTCCGATGAAGACCATTTAATTGGCGGACTAATGAGTGGAGATGGGCTTTGATTGATTGGGCTGATAAAGGAACCAGCGTTGACTGGACAGACAAACTGTACTctaacaagtgcatcatgcaGCAAGCAGAGCCAAATGTCAAGGATTTGATAATGTACCAGTCCAAAAACGCATGCATTGATTAGCTTTCTCGCCGGAGTAGGCGATCAATCAGGTTCAAAACTTTTGTACCGGCTACATTATtcagaaaatagaatatttttacTGTACAGAATTTTGCTCAATCATGATTATTAGTCCCTTTTTGAGGGACAATAAAGATGTATAATGTAAAATTTGGAggaaatgaataatgataCATCCATTATTGTACAAGTAATTCTTGAAATAtaatttccctttctttctaTTCTATCTTATTCTTCAAATAGAGTTCAATCTTGCATTCTCTCTAATGAGGATGGAATGACAGTCGAACTTTCGGTATAATCATCAAATGAGGTAAATCAATCGATGGAGCCTTGTCTCAACCATCTTTACAGTCACCTCCTCTTCCTCTTAAACTCACTGCCATGGATTCATTACTAATGGTAGAAGCATAAAGAAAACACAATTGGTTTATGCTGAAAGCATGTGAGAACAATTTACAAGACGATAGAACAAAATTTAGGGGCCAAAAGCCTTGGTTGTGATTGTGGAAAGCTACGGTACCACACGAACTTGATTAAGGCCACCGGTGCTGCCCCCATATTGACCAGTAGGGTTTCCTCCACTGTTCCTGTGTGGCTTCTCCAAATATTTAGAGCACAACAAACCGAATGCAAACAGGATTGGCAAagcacatgttttgatagggCCGTCACCATGTCGGTGAATATAAGAATAATTGATGATTGTAGGAATACACTGAAGGACAGCACAAGCCAATCCGATCATCTCCCAGAGGGTACCAAAAGGCTTGCCAGTTCTTGGACAATAAAACCAAGGTACTCTGTCTCTCCACTGCCAAATAACTCTTTCCTTTTTACCTTTGTAAATGAGCTCACCAATGCAAGCCATTAATGTTATGGACGATATCAACATCAAAATGAGCGCGTACACAGGGTGATGTTTGGAGGAAAGCTGATCGAAAACCACTGAGGGGAGTTCCAGGGTAAAGTTGTTGATGAGGAAAACCCATGCTAAAGCATCCTGCACTAAAAGAATTTGGTTATTTAGATGTTACAAGACTAGACATTATCACTAAAATAGAACTGTTGGTTCAGATTCAATTTTGACCTTTAAATTCGAGCCATTACTGCCTTTGTTTGCTTCAAAATGAAGTTGGTCTTGCTCAAATACAACGTCATCACCAATTCTTAgcctcttcctttttcttggaCGAAGGTAGCTAGCATGACCATAAGCCACTTGAATTTCTTGTCTGCCAAAATTGGCTTCGACAGAAACTGCATCAAAAAGATCAACATTCTTGAATGGCCCCCGCAAATCTTCCCAATTGTAGTTATTATCTGGTTGTTGAAATTGAAGACCGTACTTCCTATTTTGCAGTATCTTCTCTGCTTCGTCAGAGAGGCTGTCAAGACAACTGGTTTCAGGTAGCGAGTGTTGTGTCTCCTTAACGAGGCTGCCACTAATCAAGTCCCGGTCCATGGGCGGCGATCGTTGTCTTGCTTTAATTAAAGAGTCGAGGTAAAATTAGAATGCGTAGGGAGCAAAATGAACCTAAAATCCCGAGACATATAGGTTCTCGACGTATCaaatgattaaaaaagaaaaatgaatttgttttttttcacTAACTTTCATGGAAATTCTTTTACAGCAAAACTCAGTTAACTGGAAAAAAATACATGGAAGAGACTTGTGAGTAAACGCCGTGGCGCGAGGGAAGGATAAgtagggaaaaaaaatatgtaaatgatgatgaattctACGTAAAATTGACTTTAGTACACACCATGATGACGTTGATTTGATCTATTATActgtaagtttttttttttatttgaaaaagaaatatttgaatttaatattttttttaacaattatattctaaataataaattaaatattctgATGTACTATATAACTATTGCGGTAATTGCTATTCTGTTTTTTCTTAGCATGACGTTTCAAACTTTGACTAAGTTACGtgttttttaacaaaagagaaaagcaCCTGAGATCACGCTAGGGAAAAGAGAATTTGCCCGTAAAGGTTAGTGCTTTTACTAATTTCccggaaaatgaaaaagagagagatttCTAACAGAGTTAAGAAACCCTGTAGGAAGAGAAGGTACACGCGGTGCCACGTGGCTCGAGGGAAGCATGACTAAGAAAGTAGGAGTGTTGAGATTCGAAAGGAAAGGATTATTATCCTATATATTTATTTCAcataatgtttaaataaattttttaaattatttaaaaatgttaaataaatttttatttttattatatttaattaaataaattttatatttttattttaaatcaaataaattttttataattaataattaattactattaattaaaatatattttatcattttatatttatatattactgatatgatattaataaaaaaagtaaaaaatactacataattatgttattatatcaaattaatatatcatatcattatcaattataatatatcaaCATGTCATATCATCACTAATTATAATATGTCAATATATCACGTTAATATCAcgtaatataaaataacaaatgatattttaattaagtcaatcattagttatagtggtttatttgacttaaaataaaaatataaaaatttatttgattcaaaataaaaatataaaaatataaaaatttatttaattttttaaaaataatttaagatcTTTTCTAGATATTAtgtctatttatttttataaaggtGATCATTTCCTAACTATGTAACCTCTTTGTCACTTGgtttaataatttaagtacggatgttttagtttttctcatattaattttaattaatttaatctcacattttaattaaaaattaatttaagagtaatttacaataaaattttatctttaatctGGATGACACCATTTAGTGACCATCTAACTCGTtaaggaaaattaatatattattttaacacTAAAATCCAACTCTCTCCctctatatatatgtataaatatcTCAGAAATTCTACACAAATATTCCACTATGCATACAGGT containing:
- the LOC18607177 gene encoding uncharacterized protein LOC18607177: MDRDLISGSLVKETQHSLPETSCLDSLSDEAEKILQNRKYGLQFQQPDNNYNWEDLRGPFKNVDLFDAVSVEANFGRQEIQVAYGHASYLRPRKRKRLRIGDDVVFEQDQLHFEANKGSNGSNLKDALAWVFLINNFTLELPSVVFDQLSSKHHPVYALILMLISSITLMACIGELIYKGKKERVIWQWRDRVPWFYCPRTGKPFGTLWEMIGLACAVLQCIPTIINYSYIHRHGDGPIKTCALPILFAFGLLCSKYLEKPHRNSGGNPTGQYGGSTGGLNQVRVVP